From one Bacillus sp. FJAT-42376 genomic stretch:
- a CDS encoding hydroxymethylglutaryl-CoA lyase, translated as MRFPIKADLIEVGPRDGLQNEKNVIPSSQKIQFIKDLSQAGFKEMEITSFVSPKWVPQMEDAAEIVKHGAPSVRNIVLTPNEKGLEKAIENECSAVAFFVGVSSTFNQKNINRTTEESMRSLLPLIEKAKNRGLFIRACISTSFYCPYEGKIEEEPVLDLCRQFADAGVDDLSVADTIGMAHPQEVYSLFSRLKEQFPEILLTAHFHDTRGLGLANILAALQAGIDRFDTSAGGLGGCPFAPGASGNVATEDVLYMLQEMKIETGISLDKVLAAVHKMEPFLDKKISSKQYFLWKEKMAAQA; from the coding sequence TTGAGATTCCCGATAAAAGCAGACCTCATTGAGGTGGGGCCAAGAGACGGTCTTCAAAATGAAAAAAATGTGATACCTTCCAGTCAAAAAATCCAGTTCATCAAGGATTTGTCACAGGCCGGATTTAAAGAAATGGAAATCACTTCGTTCGTATCGCCCAAATGGGTGCCCCAAATGGAAGATGCAGCCGAAATCGTAAAGCATGGTGCACCATCCGTAAGGAACATCGTGCTGACTCCTAACGAAAAGGGTCTGGAAAAAGCCATTGAAAACGAATGCAGCGCTGTCGCCTTCTTCGTCGGTGTGAGCAGCACCTTTAATCAAAAAAACATTAACCGCACGACCGAAGAAAGCATGCGATCCCTCCTTCCCTTAATCGAAAAGGCAAAAAACCGCGGGCTTTTTATACGCGCATGCATTTCGACTTCCTTTTACTGCCCGTACGAAGGAAAAATCGAAGAAGAACCAGTTCTTGATTTGTGCAGGCAATTTGCCGATGCCGGAGTGGATGACTTGAGCGTCGCTGACACAATTGGAATGGCTCATCCCCAAGAGGTTTACTCCCTTTTTTCCCGCTTAAAAGAGCAATTTCCGGAAATTCTGCTCACTGCGCATTTTCATGACACACGGGGGCTTGGACTCGCGAATATTCTGGCTGCGCTTCAGGCAGGGATTGACCGTTTCGATACATCAGCAGGCGGTCTTGGCGGATGCCCGTTTGCGCCGGGCGCGAGCGGCAATGTAGCGACGGAAGATGTCCTTTACATGCTTCAGGAAATGAAGATTGAGACAGGAATCTCTCTTGATAAGGTTCTCGCGGCGGTGCATAAAATGGAGCCGTTTCTGGATAAAAAAATTTCCAGCAAGCAATATTTTCTATGGAAAGAAAAAATGGCGGCACAGGCATAA